A single genomic interval of Zunongwangia sp. HGR-M22 harbors:
- a CDS encoding MFS transporter — MHLRQASERRKQIATIITFFTIPLSGFMTDIYLPSFPSMAENLSVSEKSIQLTLTCFFLSYGFAQLFVGSLLDSLGRYKPVLFSLIALIISSLAITWTNQVWVICFWRIVQGLGTSFIVVAKRAYFVDLYDEVKRKHFLSFFTIVWSCGPIIAPFLGGYLESLFDWQANFYFLAIYATILFFAELIFSGETIRNVKKFNLKKTSMLYAVMLKNKPFVLGILILGLAYSTVMVFNIAGPFVVEHHFGFDAVTTGYCTLILGISWMIGGILSKTFANKNFPQKLRISAFAQIVLLIVFIVAASQLDHLYLLVGFAFVIHIVSGFIFTNYFTQNMIYFPSNAGIAGGLIGGLLYIITSISSFVISSSGEIATTFDMSLRYLGVGIPLVLVIFYSAFLILKNNKRKLKLQKF; from the coding sequence ATGCACTTAAGACAAGCCTCTGAAAGACGAAAACAAATTGCAACGATAATCACCTTTTTTACCATTCCACTTTCTGGGTTTATGACAGATATTTATTTACCGTCATTTCCATCGATGGCAGAGAATTTATCGGTTTCAGAAAAAAGTATTCAGCTTACCCTTACTTGCTTCTTTTTAAGCTATGGTTTTGCGCAGTTGTTTGTAGGAAGTTTATTAGACAGCCTAGGGCGATATAAACCTGTATTGTTTTCCCTAATAGCTCTAATTATTAGTAGCCTTGCCATTACATGGACAAATCAAGTTTGGGTTATTTGCTTTTGGCGAATCGTACAGGGATTAGGAACCTCGTTTATCGTGGTGGCAAAACGAGCTTATTTTGTCGATCTCTATGATGAAGTAAAACGAAAACATTTTTTAAGCTTTTTCACCATCGTATGGTCTTGTGGACCGATAATCGCTCCTTTTCTTGGTGGTTATCTGGAAAGCTTGTTTGATTGGCAGGCAAATTTTTACTTTTTAGCGATATATGCCACAATTCTATTTTTTGCTGAATTAATTTTTAGTGGAGAAACGATTAGAAATGTTAAGAAATTTAATTTGAAGAAAACCTCAATGCTTTATGCCGTAATGCTGAAGAATAAGCCATTTGTTTTAGGAATCTTGATTTTGGGATTAGCTTATTCAACCGTGATGGTGTTTAACATCGCTGGCCCGTTTGTGGTAGAACATCATTTTGGATTTGATGCAGTAACGACGGGTTATTGTACACTTATCTTAGGAATATCATGGATGATTGGCGGAATTTTAAGTAAGACCTTTGCTAACAAAAATTTCCCTCAGAAATTACGAATTTCAGCTTTTGCGCAAATAGTGCTTTTAATCGTGTTTATCGTCGCAGCATCACAATTAGATCATCTTTATCTTCTAGTCGGTTTCGCTTTTGTGATCCATATTGTTTCCGGGTTTATTTTTACCAATTACTTTACCCAAAACATGATTTATTTCCCTAGCAATGCTGGTATCGCTGGTGGACTTATTGGCGGATTGCTTTATATCATTACATCAATCTCCAGTTTCGTAATATCTTCTTCAGGTGAAATCGCCACTACTTTCGATATGTCGCTACGTTACCTTGGCGTTGGTATTCCATTAGTTTTGGTTATTTTTTACTCAGCTTTTTTAATTCTGAAAAACAATAAAAGAAAACTGAAATTGCAGAAATTCTAG
- a CDS encoding M57 family metalloprotease has translation MNLNKLPLVLAATGLFFTSCQKDETTPETQELLNNEAPTSSQIPKEVIEKVSNLHFNSDYIETFELTLPGGATETTYLIENDIAMSADQLDKLSTADITSKQYRTYNLVSSPRTINVIGYTGTGYGQDLSNKMQQALERAVANYNDLSIGLTFNLSFGTNYSSSDIVVYKTSNGQAGGVAGFPSGGNPYKWVQIFSGMESYSTATNEHVITHEIGHTLGLRHTDWFSRQSCGQSGESANPDGAVHIPNTPTGYDANSVMLACFSANESGNFGYYDKIALEELYD, from the coding sequence ATGAATTTAAACAAACTACCACTCGTTTTGGCAGCAACAGGACTGTTTTTTACTTCCTGTCAAAAAGATGAAACCACACCAGAGACTCAGGAATTGCTGAATAATGAGGCTCCAACTTCATCACAAATTCCTAAAGAGGTAATAGAAAAAGTGAGCAATTTACATTTCAATTCAGATTATATTGAAACATTCGAGCTTACTTTACCTGGAGGTGCTACTGAAACCACTTATTTAATTGAAAATGATATTGCAATGTCTGCCGATCAATTAGATAAGCTAAGCACCGCAGATATTACCAGTAAGCAGTATCGTACTTACAATTTGGTTAGTAGTCCCAGAACCATCAATGTTATTGGTTATACGGGGACTGGCTATGGGCAAGATCTTTCCAACAAAATGCAACAGGCATTAGAAAGAGCTGTAGCGAATTATAACGATTTAAGTATTGGTCTAACCTTCAATCTTAGTTTCGGTACTAATTATAGTTCTTCAGATATTGTTGTTTATAAAACTAGCAATGGACAGGCTGGTGGAGTAGCCGGTTTCCCATCAGGGGGTAATCCTTACAAATGGGTTCAGATTTTTTCAGGAATGGAAAGTTATAGTACTGCAACCAACGAACATGTAATCACTCACGAAATTGGGCATACTCTGGGATTACGTCATACCGATTGGTTTTCTAGACAAAGTTGTGGCCAAAGTGGTGAATCGGCCAATCCAGATGGAGCAGTACATATTCCTAATACACCTACAGGATACGATGCTAATTCTGTGATGCTAGCATGCTTTAGCGCCAATGAAAGCGGCAATTTTGGTTATTACGACAAGATCGCATTAGAAGAGTTGTACGACTAA